Proteins encoded within one genomic window of Besnoitia besnoiti strain Bb-Ger1 chromosome II, whole genome shotgun sequence:
- a CDS encoding hypothetical protein (encoded by transcript BESB_036040), which produces METRSPHRAAPPPVEAGGASLPCSPHTASSAICRPPFPPPRVLPSVSALFVVFLLSCFLLATPASGGGSARLAFDLSRLLQTLLPSGVPHPHPFGNPCARPFSPLTSSSPSFCSPSPSSSAGAASSSARSFGGGVGCGVARRCPSTPLPSRGDGGAEVDSERRRSAEPGRAPLACLVPLRDQAEGQGVEGADSQGALGEGTGSPLTSTESTRGLPEATRASEGYQWLAALRGGGSGRSSSPFASRRRPAFQRRQDLQKLSARVSQAKRRFLLEPFARLSASYSSVPPVTRMYCSLSLLLTALSSSTLASAVRGALSKSPPSRTFAQQGGVGGGSFPSFATQQPPSEPEGLVSPEQLAMHAARVLRAFELWRPFTAGTFFGGPSLGTLLRIYGAYTSLRQMEESMPLTPGSLGSIRDTAQHASPPPSPPSLARKRKRPLGVGGRAARGSGGVRSFAPHSSFSFATGKGQGQKSDEISTKGLVESSLGAIQAARSAEVLTFLLFQYASLAAIAGVLKLPFFASSLSTAALYYNCRVNPEAQASLLMGIKVPQKFLPYGLMAIDVLHAQDHRAALPGLMGICSGELYWLLTQTLPLGVGGSRLLKTPEKFRRLLMRLAASRAMSRK; this is translated from the exons ATGGAGACCCGGTCGCCCCACCGTGCCGCTCCCCCTCCTGtggaggcgggcggggcTTCTCTCCCGTGCTCGCCTCATACTGCCAGCAGCGCTATTTGTCGTCCCCCGTTCCCACCGCCACGCGTCTtgccctctgtctctgctctcttcgtggtttttcttctctcgtgcTTTCTGCTTGCCACGCCGGCTTCCGGCGGGGGGTCAGCTCGGCTTGCGTTCGACCTTTCCAGGTTGCTTCAAACGCTGCTGCCGTCGGGCGTCCCTCACCCCCATCCGTTTGGGAACCCCTGCGCTCGCCCGTTTTCTCCGCTgacttcttcctcgccttctttttgctcgccctctccctcctcgtccgctgGTGCCGCGAGCAGCTCAGCGCGCTCTTTCGGAGGCGGCGTGGGCTGTGGCGTCGCTCGTCGGTGCCCAAGTACTCCGCTTCCTTCCCGCGGTGATGGCGGAGCTGAGGTGGATTCAGAGAGGCGGCGGTCTGCGGAGCCTGggcgagcgcctctcgcgtgccTTGTGCCTCTGCGTGATCAGGCAGAAGGGCAGGGCGTGGAGGGAGCAGACAGCCAGGGAGCGCTCGGCGAAGGGACCGGCAGCCCGCTCACGTCGACCGAGTCCACACGGGGTTTGCCAGAAGCCACACGAGCGTCTGAGGGGTATCagtggctggcggcgcttcgcggcggaggctctgGGCGATCGTCGTCTCCCTTCGCCTCTAGGAGGCGCCCAGCCTTCCAGAGGCGGCAAGACCTGCAGAAGCTcagcgcgcgtgtctctcagGCAAAAAGACGATTTCTGCTAGAGCCCTTCGCTCGGCTGTCTGCGTCGTACTCCTCCGTCCCACCAGTGACCCGCATGTActgctcgctctcgctccttCTCACAGCGTTGTCGTCTTCCACGCTCGCTTCTGctgtgcgcggcgctctgtccaagtcgccgccctcccgcaCGTTTGCGCAGCAAGGCGGAGTGGGCGGTGGCTCATTTCCTTCTTTCGCTACACAGCAGCCGCCCTCAGAGCCGGAGGGCCTCGTGTCCCCTGAGCAGCTCGCCATGCACGCGGCCCGAGTGCTTCGCGCCTTCGAGCTCTGGCGGCCCTTCACCGCGGGCACATTCTTCGGAGGACCCTCGCTGGGCACTCTCCTCCGGATCTACGGCGCATACACGAGTTTGCGGCAGATGGAAGAGTCTATGCCTCTCACGCCGGGCTCGTTGGGCTCCATTCGGGACACCGCACAGCAcgcgtccccccctccctccccgccgtctctcgcgaggaagagaaaaaggccGTTGGGTGTGGGGGGacgggccgcgcgcggctctggaGGCGTGCGCTCGTTCGCGCCTCACTCGTCGTTTTCGTTTGCGACGGGGAAGGGACAGGGGCAAAAGAGCGACGAAATCTCCACGAAAGGACTCGTCGAAtcctcgctcggcgccaTTCAGGCTGCACGCTCTGCGGAAGTCCTCACATTCCTTCTTTTCCAGTACGCAAGCCTAGCCGCCATTGCCGGCGTCCTCAAGctgcccttcttcgcctcctcgctctccactGCGGCTCTCTATTACAATTGTCGCGTCAATCCTGAGGCACAGGCCTCCCTCCTCATGGGCATCAAAGTCCCGCAAAAGTTCCTCCCGTACGGCTTGATGGCTATCGACGTCTTGCATGCGCAGGATCAccgcgccgcccttcctGGACTTATGGGGATATGCTCTGGAGAGCTTTACTGGCTTCTCACCCAG ACACTCCCTCTGGGGGTTGGCGGTTCTCGCCTCTTGAAAACGCCTGAGAAATTCCGCCGACTTCTGATGCGTCTGGCCGCATCAAGGGCGATGAGCCGCAAATGA
- a CDS encoding hypothetical protein (encoded by transcript BESB_036050), with amino-acid sequence MSASTPTFPVSGAAASPSSRRRPACQASCFLPSRFPVCYLSVLSRRCRRAFGALGNVSLLVCLLLVCACLFCTTHGLPEAAAGRRLRRRISSVGGVPALRLVHRSSIAPRGSLLADSAVGSHSHPRSTRLGDSARQRSAASSSAEHPEASQAFPPPATLSSFRADYASATPTYSSAYRSPFFLTSFSNSPSSSYASPTADESETQQAKPGRSEGGGSLTASAQEPEHLEVDPAPGGSGAADDGESPRWSLSRSSSPPSDSSGRGRDRRAAPLKGTAELDCEHGDEDCTPRRGTRLRPELYRPRLKATTPAFPPTLATEHSVKVSDATDDCIPFINWYRSRDLLHPLAPVNDVATLRATAVALASRLASTGCRSPPRVAFSDSLESEVFGTNWFSGVEPDCRSATAFWYSQSRHFDGTYPGSANPSAAAQRSVLDFARMMQSTSTAVGCARSSHCPGGQNWLVCVYAPEEKLDRVTSRSQRRNRFDRSVWESLLQRGAAGERFPEDSNPLTRSASVELDVSSSKPFLDRTEDDFWDVLSGDGLRLAFEPQSGASMSAAPVSSANLSAQVDAALGAELVSSHDKSEGDEQEESDQRGSESSQPEKQNEDELHLKTMQDGAEGQLPASNMRASIAQIWGKDLSEAALMEIAGGLLNGAAEVDDVGGLDRPFLIRQRESGFDELLVVELDEQDGETE; translated from the exons ATGTCTGCCTCAACGCCCACGTTCCCCGTAtctggcgctgcggcctctccctcttctcgcaggcggccgGCTTGTCAGGCTTCGTGTTTCCTGCCTTCTCGTTTTCCAGTATGTTACCTTAGTGTGCTttctcggcgctgccgtAGAGCGTTTGGCGCACTCGGGAACGTTTCCCTCCTCGTTTGTCTGCTGCTTgtgtgcgcgtgtctcttctgtACAACTCATGGTCTCccggaggcagccgccggccGGAGACTGCGACGAAGAATCTCTTCTGTCGGCGGAGTTCCCGCGTTGAGGCTTGTGCATCGCTCCTCGATTGCCCCCCGTggcagcctcctcgctgaCTCTGCTGTGGGTTCGCATTCTCACCCTCGCTCCACGCGGCTGGGCGATTCTGCGCGTCAGCGCTCAGCCgcaagcagcagcgcagagcaTCCCGAAGCATCTCAGGCTTTCCCTCCGCCCGCCACTCTCTCTTCGTTCCGGGCTGACTATGCGTCAGCCACGCCCACATACTCGTCGGCGTATCGTTCCCCGTTCTTTCTTACTTCGTTTTCGaactcgccctcctcttcctaCGCCTCCCCCACAGCggacgagagcgagacgcagcaggcaaAGCCCGGTCGCTCCGAGGGGGGAGGCTCCCTCACGGCCTCGGCTCAGGAGCCCGAGCACCTTGAAGTCGACCCAGCGCCTGGGGGGAGCGGCGctgccgacgacggcgagtcgccgcgctggagcctctcgcgcagctcatCTCCCCCCAGTGATTCTTCGGGGCgggggagagacagacgcgctgCACCGCTGAAGGGGACCGCAGAACTGGACTGTGAACACGGCGATGAGGACTGCACACCGCGACGAGGTACACGCCTCCGTCCGGAGCTTTATCGACCGCGTCTCAAGGCGACCACCCCTGCGTTTCCGCCCACGCTGGCAACGGAACACTCCGTCAAAGTCTCTGACGCCACTGACG ACTGTATTCCGTTTATCAACTGGTACCGGTCCCGCGACTTGCTTCATCCGCTGGCGCCAGTCAACGATGTCgcgacgctgcgggcgactgcggtcgctctcgcgtcgcgTCTTGCGTCGACGGGATGccggtcgcctcctcgcgtaGCGTTCTCCGACTCCCTGGAGTCCGAG GTCTTTGGAACGAACTGGTTCAGCGGAGTCGAGCCTGACTGCCGGTCTGCGACGGCTTTCTGGTACTCTCAGTCTCGTCATTTTGACGG gaCATACCCTGGTTCCGCGAATCcgtcggcagcggcgcagcgcagcgtgTTGGACTTTGCCCGCATGATGCAGAGCACCAGCACAGCTGTGGGATGCGCCCGAAGCAGCCACTGCCCAGGCGGACAGAACTGGCTAGTCTGCGTCTACGCGCCTGAGGAGAAGTTGGACAGGGTGACCTCGCGTTCTCAACGACGCAACCGTTTCGA TCGCTCAGTATGGGAATCGCTTCTCCAGCGCGGTGCCGCAGGGGAGCGCTTCCCCGAGGATTCGAACCCGTTGACGCGTTCAGCGTCCGTGGAGTTGGACGTCTCGTCCAGCAAGCCGTTTCTCGACAGAACGGAAGATGACTTCTGGGACGTGTTGAGCGGGGACGGACTGCGTCTTGCTTTCGAGCCGCAGTCGGGCGCGTCTATGAGCGCTGCCCCGGTTTCGAGCGCGAACCTTTCGGCGCAGGTCGACGCGGCCCTTGGGGCCGAGCTCGTGTCTTCCCATGACAAAAGCGAAGGGGATGAACAGGAAGAAAGTGATCAAAGAGGGTCGGAGAGCAGTCAACCAGAAAAGCAAAATGAGGATGAGCTTCACTTGAAGACGATGCaggacggcgccgagggTCAGCTCCCTGCCTCGAACATGCGGGCGAGTATTGCTCAAATCTGGGGCAAAGATCTGTCGGAGGCGGCGTTGATGGAGATCGCAGGAGGATTGCTCAATGGCGCTGCCGAGGTTGACGATGTCGGCGGACTCGACAGACCGTTCCTTATCCGACAGAGAGAAAGTGGCTTCGACGAGCTTCTTGTGGTTGAACTCGACGAGCAAGATGGAGAGACAGAGTGA
- a CDS encoding hypothetical protein (encoded by transcript BESB_036060), producing MVLKIAEKRAEGNCRIWGHSDRSLRPGSDGGHQLPPRSYKGVETRWSLRALYFRSKRRIPYVPCAQTAENLYGTFEDPPRCERGVYLWFEEYREFQGYA from the exons ATGGTACTGAAGATCGCGGAGAAACGAGCGGAGGGGAATTGCAGGATATGGGGTCACTCGGATCGCTCGCTTCGTCCGGGG AGTGATGGGGGGCATCAACTACCCCCGCGAAGCTATAAGGGGGTAGAAACGAGGTGGAGCCTGCGTGCGCTTTATTTTCGTTCAAAACGGCGCATTCCGTACGTGCCATGTGCCCAGACTGCAGAGAACCTATATGGCACATTTGAGGATCCCCCACGCTGCGAAAGGGGCGTGTATCTTTGGTTCGAGGAATACAGGGAGTTTCAAGGGTACGCCTAA